In Deltaproteobacteria bacterium, the following proteins share a genomic window:
- a CDS encoding zinc ABC transporter substrate-binding protein, translating to MAAFGVPNVARIYSLRPVRLIFCLLLIACACSRKEETAKPAAAPQKFKVVTTVAPITSIVENVAGDKVTITGIVPEGVNSHTFEPVPSDSKLLAEADLVILNGLDLETPTLKLAQANLKKGAAIFSLGDKTIEQADYVFDFSFPKDKGHPNPHLWLNPEYAMRFATLVRDELARLDPPNKAAYEANTAQFLKKLEALDQAIKAAAATVPAQNRRLLTYHDSWPYFARRYGFTVIGAAQPSDFADPSPKEVIRLIEQIRQEKVPAVFGSEVFPSRVLEQIARESKSRYVDKLRDDELPGKPSDPNHSYIGMMVENITIMFEALGGSADALKKVDPAPVAGSHADYRRRN from the coding sequence ATGGCGGCTTTCGGAGTACCTAACGTGGCTCGAATTTATTCTTTACGCCCGGTGCGGTTAATTTTCTGCCTACTCTTGATCGCCTGCGCCTGCAGCCGTAAAGAAGAAACCGCCAAACCCGCCGCAGCGCCGCAAAAGTTCAAAGTCGTCACGACGGTTGCGCCGATCACCAGCATCGTCGAAAACGTCGCCGGCGACAAAGTCACAATCACCGGCATCGTTCCCGAAGGCGTCAACTCGCACACCTTCGAGCCGGTACCATCGGATAGCAAGCTCCTAGCCGAGGCCGATCTGGTGATTCTCAACGGCCTCGATCTGGAAACGCCGACGTTAAAACTTGCCCAAGCCAATCTGAAAAAAGGCGCGGCGATTTTTTCCCTCGGCGACAAAACGATCGAGCAGGCCGACTATGTTTTCGATTTCAGTTTTCCCAAAGACAAAGGTCATCCCAATCCCCATCTTTGGTTGAACCCTGAATATGCCATGCGCTTTGCCACGCTAGTGCGCGACGAGTTGGCGCGCCTCGATCCGCCCAACAAAGCGGCCTACGAAGCCAACACCGCGCAGTTTCTCAAAAAGCTCGAGGCCCTCGACCAGGCGATCAAAGCAGCGGCGGCAACCGTCCCGGCGCAAAATCGCCGGCTGCTCACGTATCACGACTCCTGGCCCTACTTTGCCCGCCGTTACGGCTTCACCGTCATCGGCGCGGCGCAGCCGTCGGACTTTGCCGACCCCAGCCCCAAAGAAGTTATTCGTTTGATCGAACAGATTCGCCAAGAAAAAGTCCCCGCCGTTTTTGGCTCGGAAGTTTTTCCCAGCCGCGTCCTCGAACAGATCGCCCGCGAGAGCAAAAGCCGTTACGTCGACAAACTGCGCGACGATGAATTGCCCGGTAAGCCGAGCGATCCCAACCATTCGTACATCGGCATGATGGTTGAGAACATTACGATCATGTTCGAAGCCCTCGGCGGCTCCGCCGACGCCTTGAAAAAAGTCGATCCTGCGCCCGTGGCTGGCAGCCACGCGGACTATCGGCGCAGGAATTAA
- a CDS encoding methyltransferase domain-containing protein has translation MAQSTSPSKYRPDHHDWDSSDYVAHWAAGQDPKEALRQKPFAVLADTIPHQQNAAIKILDIGAGYGALTQFLLQRFPNAEAVCQDGSSEMAQLGSERMKHLAGRFNYAICDFSRPKWVKDIPGNYAAAVSSIAIHNVRDPKIMQRVYGELFPLVKPGGCFLNFDRPRPPWEDQLKWLSEAGFHDTQIFWRGENRAVYGGFRST, from the coding sequence ATGGCTCAATCTACCTCACCATCGAAATACCGCCCCGACCATCACGATTGGGACTCGTCCGATTACGTCGCTCATTGGGCTGCAGGCCAAGACCCCAAGGAGGCCCTACGCCAGAAGCCGTTTGCCGTGCTCGCCGACACTATTCCGCATCAGCAGAACGCCGCGATAAAAATTCTCGATATCGGCGCCGGCTACGGTGCGCTGACGCAATTTCTTTTGCAGCGCTTCCCCAACGCCGAAGCAGTCTGCCAGGATGGCTCCAGCGAAATGGCCCAGCTCGGCAGCGAGCGCATGAAACATCTCGCCGGCAGATTCAACTACGCCATTTGTGATTTCAGCCGACCAAAGTGGGTCAAAGACATTCCCGGCAACTATGCCGCCGCGGTTTCATCCATCGCCATTCACAACGTGCGCGACCCGAAAATTATGCAGCGCGTTTACGGCGAGCTTTTTCCCTTGGTCAAACCCGGCGGCTGTTTTTTGAACTTCGACCGGCCGCGGCCGCCCTGGGAAGATCAACTCAAGTGGCTCAGCGAAGCGGGATTCCACGATACGCAAATATTCTGGCGCGGCGAAAACCGCGCCGTCTATGGCGGCTTTCGGAGTACCTAA
- a CDS encoding lactoylglutathione lyase, with amino-acid sequence MLPQKTANGITFKIRHVMLPVSNMERTLDFYTRLLGMDVQRVRDVPEKGERVRYLGYGDDEDAGPALELIESADSRGKTSLPRWTGHVALYVSDCYKLSEQLKVNGVEFVSGPGPNRPGSKDIYAFIKDPDGYVLELTERHQK; translated from the coding sequence ATGCTGCCGCAAAAAACTGCCAATGGGATCACCTTCAAAATTCGCCACGTTATGCTGCCGGTTAGCAACATGGAGCGGACGCTCGATTTTTATACGCGCCTTTTGGGTATGGACGTGCAGCGCGTGCGCGACGTTCCGGAAAAGGGCGAGCGGGTGCGCTATCTTGGCTATGGCGACGACGAAGACGCCGGGCCGGCGCTGGAGCTGATCGAGTCCGCCGACAGCCGCGGCAAAACTTCGCTGCCGCGCTGGACCGGTCACGTCGCGCTCTATGTGTCGGATTGCTACAAGCTCAGCGAACAGTTGAAAGTCAATGGCGTGGAGTTCGTTAGCGGCCCCGGCCCCAATCGTCCGGGCAGCAAAGACATTTATGCCTTCATCAAAGATCCCGACGGCTACGTTTTGGAACTGACCGAGCGCCACCAGAAATAG
- the rsmI gene encoding 16S rRNA (cytidine(1402)-2'-O)-methyltransferase: protein MTGTLYIVATPIGNLEDVTLRALRILKEVNLIAAEDTRHTQTLLRHYDIRTPLVSYHEHNERAKAQELVADLLAGKNVALVSDAGTPAVSDPGYRLVVAAVAAKVNVVPIPGASASVLALSASGLPTDRFAFEGFLPAKTRERRSLLQALRVESRTLLFYEAPHRLADSLRDLQEILGDREIVIARELTKLHEEFLRGRVSEVLAALGDQAIRGEITLVVRGASEPGDISKEIIQAEIAKLKADGVRVKEIAEIIGEKYGLAKREVYRLALDIGSR, encoded by the coding sequence ATGACCGGCACGCTTTATATCGTCGCCACGCCCATCGGCAATCTCGAAGACGTCACGCTGCGCGCGCTGCGCATCTTAAAGGAAGTCAATCTGATCGCCGCCGAGGACACCCGCCACACCCAGACTCTCTTGCGCCACTACGATATCCGCACACCGCTGGTCAGTTACCACGAGCACAACGAAAGAGCCAAAGCGCAAGAGCTCGTCGCCGACCTGCTCGCTGGCAAGAATGTCGCATTGGTTTCTGATGCCGGGACGCCGGCAGTTTCCGATCCCGGTTATCGCTTGGTCGTCGCTGCCGTCGCAGCCAAAGTCAACGTCGTGCCGATACCCGGCGCGTCGGCATCCGTGCTGGCGTTGAGCGCCAGTGGCCTGCCAACCGATCGCTTTGCTTTCGAAGGTTTTCTTCCCGCCAAAACGCGCGAACGCCGCTCGCTGTTACAGGCCCTGCGCGTTGAGAGCCGCACGCTGCTGTTCTACGAAGCACCGCACCGGCTCGCCGACTCACTGCGCGACCTGCAGGAAATTCTCGGCGACCGCGAAATCGTAATCGCGCGTGAGTTGACCAAACTCCACGAAGAGTTCCTGCGCGGGCGCGTCAGCGAAGTCCTGGCGGCCTTGGGCGATCAGGCGATCCGCGGTGAAATTACCCTGGTCGTGAGGGGCGCCTCCGAGCCGGGCGATATCTCCAAAGAAATAATCCAAGCAGAAATCGCCAAGCTCAAAGCTGACGGCGTGCGCGTCAAAGAGATCGCCGAGATCATCGGCGAAAAATACGGGCTCGCCAAACGAGAAGTCTATCGCTTGGCGCTCGATATCGGGTCTCGTTAG
- a CDS encoding AAA family ATPase, producing the protein MRASDGHHHLSAGNVISFDKLSLLFGGTDDAGVVRGSEVVGDRYHDLLQEIAAITEYQWRSSSTRGLVKGFLLSGPPGTGKTTLAKRLAYELGRRFDNDNDPPVALAFIDGGEISRSRYGESEERIRDIFLHAKSGFTAQGQRSVLLFDDVESIFMARGSQHAKEWHFSQDSVFFHSIDDIDTSRSTIILTSNRPDLIDEAIRDRFLSYVVDYPDLETLLKMVEQIPALQELSGTQQAELRKDLLAAVNDGTVRSMRDGQRFAMRHFVAKLLKKESLAERPAD; encoded by the coding sequence ATGCGCGCAAGTGACGGTCATCATCATCTATCTGCCGGCAACGTTATTTCATTCGATAAGCTTTCATTGCTCTTTGGCGGCACGGACGACGCCGGCGTCGTCCGTGGCAGCGAAGTGGTCGGGGATCGCTACCACGATCTGCTGCAGGAAATCGCCGCTATTACCGAGTACCAATGGCGCTCAAGCAGCACCCGCGGTTTGGTGAAAGGGTTTTTGCTCAGCGGCCCTCCGGGCACAGGGAAAACAACCTTGGCCAAGCGTTTGGCCTACGAGCTCGGCCGCAGATTCGATAACGACAACGATCCACCGGTCGCTCTGGCCTTTATCGACGGCGGCGAGATTTCGCGCTCGCGTTATGGCGAAAGCGAAGAGCGCATCCGCGATATTTTTCTCCATGCCAAATCGGGCTTCACCGCCCAGGGGCAGCGCTCGGTGCTCTTGTTCGACGACGTCGAGTCGATTTTCATGGCGCGTGGCAGTCAGCATGCCAAAGAGTGGCACTTTTCTCAGGACAGCGTTTTCTTTCATTCCATCGATGACATCGACACCTCGCGCTCGACGATCATCTTGACCAGCAACCGTCCGGATCTGATCGACGAGGCGATTCGCGATCGCTTTCTCAGCTATGTCGTCGACTATCCTGACCTCGAAACGCTGCTAAAAATGGTCGAGCAGATACCGGCGCTGCAGGAACTCTCCGGCACGCAGCAAGCGGAATTGAGAAAAGATCTGCTGGCGGCAGTAAACGACGGCACCGTGCGCAGCATGCGCGACGGTCAGCGTTTTGCCATGCGCCACTTTGTCGCCAAGCTGCTGAAAAAGGAATCGCTGGCAGAAAGACCCGCCGACTAA
- a CDS encoding metal ABC transporter permease, protein MFVPFEYEFFRHGLIAAVLVGALCGYIGVYVVLRRMSYIGHGLSHAIFGGAVLSYVWNLNFYLGAGVWALLASGLIHVISHRRWVGADAAIGVVTTSSFALGVALISTHRQFTRNIEAALFGNILGITRSDLWVIVVISILVVTALSIMRRQLLFATFDPEVAAAYGVATGKTDFLFVVLLAVTVLGATQILGVTLVAAAMVIPPVIARYLTRRFHTLLLVSPLLGAFCGATGMFLSFYLDISSAATIVLTAAAIFILVELRLVGRSGATLSHTQNHTH, encoded by the coding sequence ATGTTCGTTCCTTTTGAGTATGAGTTTTTCCGCCATGGCCTGATCGCCGCCGTCCTGGTTGGCGCGCTCTGCGGCTATATCGGCGTCTACGTCGTCTTGCGCCGCATGAGCTACATCGGCCACGGGCTTTCGCACGCGATCTTTGGCGGCGCGGTCTTGAGCTATGTGTGGAATCTGAACTTTTATTTGGGCGCGGGCGTTTGGGCGCTACTCGCGAGCGGCTTGATTCACGTGATCAGCCACCGCCGCTGGGTCGGCGCCGATGCGGCGATCGGCGTCGTCACCACGTCGAGCTTCGCCCTGGGTGTCGCGCTGATCTCCACCCACCGCCAATTCACCCGCAACATCGAAGCCGCGCTGTTCGGAAACATTCTCGGCATTACTCGCAGCGATCTTTGGGTGATAGTTGTCATCTCGATCCTAGTTGTCACCGCGCTGTCGATCATGCGCCGCCAACTGTTGTTTGCGACCTTCGATCCGGAAGTGGCGGCAGCCTACGGCGTCGCCACCGGAAAGACTGACTTTCTTTTCGTCGTGCTGCTCGCCGTCACGGTGCTCGGCGCCACCCAAATTCTCGGCGTGACTCTGGTCGCGGCGGCGATGGTCATCCCGCCGGTGATCGCGCGTTATTTGACGCGCAGGTTTCATACCCTACTCTTGGTCTCGCCGCTGCTCGGCGCCTTTTGCGGCGCGACCGGTATGTTCCTGAGCTTTTACCTCGACATATCTTCGGCCGCGACCATCGTGTTGACTGCGGCGGCAATCTTCATATTGGTCGAATTGCGCTTGGTCGGCCGCAGCGGCGCAACCCTCAGTCATACTCAAAACCACACGCACTGA
- a CDS encoding glycine/betaine/sarcosine/D-proline family reductase selenoprotein B, whose translation MSEKVRVIHYLNQFFAQIGGEDKADVAPGAKDGPFGPGLALQKALGENAEVVATILCGDNYFAEHEAQAIETLCGHIAQRNADLLVAGPAFESGRYGVACGAICQAAQERLGIQVVAGMDRENAGADLYRKSIYIVDSGASIAKTAAVLQQMAALGLKLVRHETIGRPNLEGYLSRGVKRNEIAAKPPAERAVDMLLAKLRGAPFQSEIAAPKFAANKPAAPLRDLKAATIALVTDGGLVIEGNPEKIEPGRPTRYTSIPIQGVESLAADRYDAVHSGYDTALANQDPNRLVPLDTLRELEREHAIAKVHEFIHSTGGAHAAVENATIIGQSIAEKLQAAGVTGVILTST comes from the coding sequence ATGAGCGAGAAAGTTCGCGTCATCCATTATTTGAATCAGTTCTTCGCCCAGATCGGCGGCGAAGACAAAGCCGATGTAGCGCCTGGAGCAAAAGACGGTCCGTTCGGCCCCGGTCTCGCGCTCCAAAAGGCCCTCGGCGAGAATGCTGAAGTCGTCGCGACAATTCTCTGCGGCGACAATTACTTTGCCGAGCATGAAGCTCAGGCCATCGAAACACTGTGCGGCCACATCGCCCAGCGCAACGCCGACCTGCTGGTCGCCGGCCCGGCCTTCGAAAGCGGCCGCTACGGCGTTGCCTGCGGCGCCATTTGCCAAGCGGCGCAGGAGCGCCTCGGCATTCAAGTGGTTGCCGGCATGGACCGGGAAAATGCCGGCGCCGATCTTTATCGCAAGAGCATCTACATCGTCGACTCCGGTGCATCCATCGCCAAGACCGCCGCGGTGCTGCAACAGATGGCGGCACTCGGGCTCAAGCTCGTGCGCCACGAAACCATCGGCAGGCCGAATCTCGAAGGCTATCTCTCGCGCGGCGTCAAGCGCAACGAAATCGCCGCCAAGCCGCCGGCCGAGCGCGCCGTCGACATGCTGCTCGCCAAGCTCCGCGGCGCGCCGTTCCAGTCGGAGATCGCCGCGCCGAAGTTCGCCGCCAACAAACCGGCGGCGCCGTTGCGCGATCTCAAGGCCGCGACAATTGCCCTGGTAACGGACGGCGGATTGGTGATTGAAGGCAACCCAGAAAAAATCGAACCGGGCCGGCCAACGCGCTACACCAGCATTCCCATCCAAGGCGTCGAGTCGCTCGCCGCCGACCGTTACGATGCGGTGCATTCTGGCTACGACACGGCGCTGGCCAATCAAGATCCGAATCGCCTGGTGCCCCTCGATACCCTGCGCGAGCTGGAACGTGAGCATGCGATTGCCAAAGTGCATGAATTCATCCACAGCACCGGCGGCGCCCATGCCGCCGTCGAGAACGCGACGATCATCGGCCAAAGCATCGCCGAAAAATTGCAGGCCGCCGGCGTCACCGGCGTGATCCTCACCTCGACGTGA
- a CDS encoding cupin domain-containing protein — translation MAKNFYEQWLETPNRLQDELEQSRLVAVDKDIPWVSTPHDAKVKLMVASHLGYATMGSNVLKSEIPVGWHTGKHRHGEESMHILEGEGFSIINGQRFNWHTSSTLQIPFWAEHQHFNTGKVPVTILHGMCFDLEAFLRVARIEQIETCGPNDPTMVAAMPEETSQYYPDGSRAIIHLEQAPTNKEKLPPGESYNPQGAIAATKNQHDFSNYLVVPKNGFRAVSVAITNRWIEPAFHESGRHKHLEAVVYAIEGEGFTDMQGKRIPWSAGDVLYVPPAMWEHQHINENPNSITQIRIGFNIRQWITSIWPQGFTSTRIYDDEGNPIEAGRITRKRERSY, via the coding sequence ATGGCAAAGAACTTCTATGAACAATGGCTGGAAACACCGAACCGACTCCAAGACGAGCTTGAACAGAGCCGGCTGGTCGCGGTCGACAAAGATATCCCATGGGTCTCAACCCCGCACGACGCCAAAGTGAAGCTGATGGTGGCCAGTCACCTAGGTTACGCCACCATGGGCAGCAACGTGCTCAAGTCCGAGATCCCGGTGGGTTGGCACACCGGCAAGCATCGCCATGGCGAAGAGTCGATGCATATCCTCGAAGGCGAGGGCTTCAGCATTATCAACGGCCAGCGTTTTAATTGGCACACTAGCAGCACCTTGCAGATTCCGTTTTGGGCGGAGCATCAACATTTTAACACCGGCAAAGTTCCGGTCACCATTCTGCACGGCATGTGTTTCGATCTCGAAGCCTTCCTGCGGGTTGCGCGCATCGAGCAGATCGAGACCTGCGGCCCCAACGATCCGACGATGGTCGCCGCCATGCCCGAGGAAACCTCGCAATATTATCCCGACGGCAGCCGCGCGATTATCCACCTTGAGCAGGCGCCGACCAACAAAGAAAAATTACCTCCCGGAGAGAGTTACAACCCGCAGGGCGCCATCGCCGCGACCAAAAACCAACATGATTTTTCTAACTATTTGGTCGTGCCCAAAAACGGCTTTCGTGCGGTCAGCGTTGCGATCACCAATCGCTGGATTGAGCCGGCCTTCCATGAAAGCGGCCGGCACAAACATTTAGAGGCCGTGGTTTACGCGATCGAAGGCGAAGGTTTCACCGACATGCAGGGGAAGCGCATTCCCTGGAGCGCCGGCGACGTCCTCTACGTGCCGCCGGCGATGTGGGAACACCAGCACATTAATGAAAACCCGAACTCGATTACCCAGATTCGTATTGGTTTCAATATTCGCCAGTGGATTACCTCAATCTGGCCGCAGGGTTTTACCAGCACGCGCATCTATGACGACGAAGGCAACCCGATCGAGGCTGGGCGTATCACGCGCAAACGTGAGCGTTCCTACTAG
- a CDS encoding heme-binding protein, translating into MKLTLEKANIIADKTLAKARDAKYRPMCVAVLDDGGCLKVLKREDNASILRPDIAIGKAWGAVGMGESSRSLSERLKERPAFLGALSTMSQGKVVPVPGGVLIMDGNEIVGAVGVSGGTAEEDEACAIEGIKAAGFVAKS; encoded by the coding sequence ATGAAACTCACTTTAGAAAAAGCCAACATCATCGCCGACAAAACCCTCGCCAAAGCACGCGACGCTAAGTATCGCCCCATGTGCGTCGCGGTGTTAGACGACGGCGGCTGCTTGAAAGTACTCAAGCGCGAAGACAACGCCAGCATCCTGCGCCCCGACATCGCCATCGGCAAAGCCTGGGGCGCCGTCGGCATGGGTGAATCGAGCCGCTCGCTAAGCGAACGACTGAAAGAACGCCCGGCGTTCCTCGGCGCGCTGTCGACGATGTCGCAAGGCAAAGTCGTGCCCGTGCCGGGCGGCGTGTTGATCATGGACGGCAATGAAATCGTCGGCGCGGTCGGTGTCAGCGGCGGCACCGCCGAAGAAGATGAGGCCTGCGCCATCGAAGGCATCAAGGCGGCGGGCTTTGTCGCGAAATCGTAG
- a CDS encoding metal ABC transporter ATP-binding protein, with product MAHSHDHDHRPGDPHTLHPPGIEESAELQKHVTPLVELTDVSISYGATSALQNVSLKIWPRQFMAIVGPNGGGKTTLLRTVLGMIPMTSGHIHLRGKALRRGALDRVGYVPQLEAIDWNFPITVEEVIAMGFFVRNRWFGGIGANEKKKLHEIMERLNLAGLGQRHIRELSGGQQQAVFIGRALLGDPELIFLDEPASGLDIRSRDDVIHFLHEINHQGVAIVLTAHDLNWVAAHLPWVVCLNRRLIAEGKPYQVFNPEVLKETYSGELLVMRQDGMVMIGERPHAPHS from the coding sequence ATGGCTCACTCACATGATCACGACCACCGGCCCGGCGATCCGCACACGCTCCATCCGCCGGGCATCGAAGAATCTGCCGAGCTGCAAAAGCACGTCACGCCGCTTGTCGAGTTGACCGATGTCAGCATCTCCTACGGCGCCACCAGCGCGCTGCAAAACGTCTCGCTGAAAATCTGGCCGCGCCAATTCATGGCGATTGTCGGCCCCAACGGCGGTGGCAAAACCACGCTGCTGCGCACTGTGCTCGGCATGATTCCAATGACGAGCGGGCACATTCACCTGCGCGGCAAGGCGCTGCGCCGCGGCGCCCTCGACCGCGTCGGCTACGTGCCGCAGCTGGAAGCCATCGATTGGAATTTTCCAATCACGGTCGAGGAAGTCATCGCCATGGGCTTTTTCGTCAGGAACCGCTGGTTCGGCGGCATCGGCGCAAACGAAAAAAAGAAATTACACGAGATCATGGAACGGCTAAATCTTGCCGGCCTCGGCCAACGCCATATTCGCGAGCTTTCCGGCGGTCAGCAGCAAGCGGTGTTCATCGGCCGCGCACTACTTGGCGACCCCGAATTGATCTTTCTCGACGAGCCGGCCTCGGGCCTCGACATCCGCTCGCGCGACGACGTCATTCACTTTTTGCACGAGATCAATCACCAAGGCGTCGCCATCGTCCTGACCGCGCATGATCTGAATTGGGTCGCCGCCCACCTGCCCTGGGTGGTGTGTTTGAATCGCCGCTTGATCGCCGAAGGCAAACCCTATCAGGTTTTCAACCCGGAGGTGCTCAAGGAGACCTACAGCGGTGAGCTCTTAGTAATGCGCCAGGACGGCATGGTGATGATCGGCGAACGGCCCCATGCGCCGCATTCTTAA
- the rpoN gene encoding RNA polymerase factor sigma-54 — translation MPMSMTISRELRPILKPILTFKQQHSLYVLTVPQAKLEEMIHEESMENPFIKIEAWDEYLNQRPARDFALRGMREDYFIDEAQQTLANKPSLIEHLTRQLCESRLTREKRVIGEHIIGNLDDRGYLEVTLDELAAESGAPASLVEAVLQRIQNFDPVGVAARSLSECLLVQLEHVGEGDGLAARIVATHLEDLGARRYRKIAEELRVEVSEVELARKRILFLEPKPAREFDCEQIRVAIPEVTVEGVQGEWRVQLADSNLPRFRVNKRRFQWQLTQLSGEQKELKESLKEHLDYAKQLFRAVQDRHQTLLKVATAMFKRQEDFLNRGRCWVRPMMMKEIGEEIGRTESTVSRAVADKFARTPHGILPLRFFFQDGVARTRGPALTVESVKAKIEALIAAEDPCNALTDDEIVKRLGDDHGIELARRTVSKYRDSLNILAASQRRRDAVALV, via the coding sequence ATGCCGATGTCGATGACAATCAGTCGAGAGCTGCGGCCAATTCTTAAGCCGATATTGACCTTCAAGCAGCAGCACTCGCTCTACGTGCTGACTGTGCCACAGGCGAAGCTGGAGGAAATGATTCACGAAGAGTCGATGGAGAACCCCTTCATCAAGATCGAGGCGTGGGATGAATATTTGAACCAACGTCCCGCCCGGGACTTCGCGCTGCGCGGCATGCGAGAGGACTACTTTATAGATGAGGCGCAGCAAACGTTGGCAAACAAACCTTCCCTTATCGAACACCTGACGCGGCAACTCTGTGAGTCGCGCTTGACCCGAGAGAAGAGGGTGATCGGTGAGCATATTATCGGCAATCTTGATGACCGCGGCTACCTCGAGGTTACCCTCGACGAGCTCGCTGCAGAGAGCGGGGCGCCAGCGTCGCTGGTGGAGGCTGTGCTCCAGCGCATTCAAAACTTCGATCCGGTGGGCGTGGCGGCGCGCAGCCTGAGCGAATGCTTGTTGGTGCAGCTAGAACATGTAGGTGAAGGCGATGGTTTGGCGGCGCGCATTGTCGCTACTCATCTGGAGGATCTGGGGGCGCGCCGCTACCGCAAGATCGCCGAGGAGCTTAGAGTCGAAGTTAGCGAAGTCGAGCTCGCCCGTAAGCGGATCTTGTTTTTGGAGCCGAAACCGGCGCGTGAGTTCGACTGTGAGCAGATCCGTGTCGCCATTCCGGAAGTGACTGTCGAGGGCGTCCAAGGTGAGTGGCGGGTTCAGCTTGCGGACAGTAATTTGCCACGTTTTCGCGTCAACAAACGTCGTTTCCAATGGCAGCTTACGCAGCTGAGCGGCGAGCAAAAGGAGCTGAAAGAAAGTTTGAAAGAGCATTTGGACTACGCGAAGCAGCTTTTTCGTGCGGTTCAAGACCGGCACCAGACGCTGCTCAAAGTGGCAACTGCCATGTTCAAGCGCCAGGAAGATTTTCTTAATCGTGGGCGTTGTTGGGTCCGGCCCATGATGATGAAAGAAATCGGTGAAGAGATAGGTCGCACCGAGTCCACTGTCAGCCGCGCCGTGGCGGACAAGTTCGCGCGCACGCCACACGGCATTTTACCCCTGCGATTTTTCTTTCAGGACGGGGTGGCGCGCACCCGCGGGCCAGCGCTCACGGTTGAAAGCGTGAAGGCGAAAATCGAAGCGCTGATCGCGGCGGAGGACCCGTGCAATGCGCTTACTGATGATGAAATCGTCAAGCGCCTAGGCGACGATCATGGTATCGAGCTGGCGCGGCGCACGGTGAGCAAATATCGAGACAGCTTAAATATTCTCGCGGCCAGTCAACGGCGCCGCGATGCCGTCGCGTTAGTCTAA
- a CDS encoding amidohydrolase, protein MRIDVDAHVDETDATWEYLSESDKRFKPVTLDPGAATAHGDNRPHRLWMIDGTILLRRWRDDKRTGTVKETRELLDVGKRIRHMDELHVDVQVLYPTMFLHSYTAKPEIELALCKAYNRWIAASTEKSKGRLRWVAMMPYLSMDEAVKEVQWAKDHGACGVFKKGIECDDRAASDPYYFPIYEEAGRLDLPICIHNATSHIQSLTVPGNGIGGGMIAITAFSALAEAGVPDKFPKLRIGFIETGASWIPFLHADLMAKMLRRTFLPIEVKEDLFRKYRIYVACHTNDDLPYILKYGTEDSLMIGTDYSHADQSAEIEALDVIEQRGKTGDISAEVARKIISDNPRRFYAL, encoded by the coding sequence ATGCGTATCGATGTCGATGCCCACGTAGACGAAACGGATGCAACTTGGGAATATCTCAGCGAGAGCGACAAACGCTTTAAACCGGTGACCCTCGATCCCGGTGCGGCGACGGCCCATGGCGATAACCGGCCGCATCGTTTGTGGATGATCGACGGCACGATTTTGCTGCGCCGCTGGCGCGACGACAAGCGCACTGGCACGGTGAAAGAAACCCGTGAGCTGCTCGACGTCGGCAAGCGCATCCGTCACATGGACGAACTCCACGTCGACGTCCAGGTGCTCTACCCGACCATGTTTTTGCACTCGTACACGGCCAAGCCGGAGATCGAGCTGGCGCTGTGCAAGGCTTATAATCGCTGGATCGCCGCGTCGACAGAAAAAAGCAAAGGGCGGCTCCGTTGGGTGGCGATGATGCCCTACTTGTCGATGGACGAGGCGGTCAAAGAGGTCCAGTGGGCCAAAGATCACGGCGCCTGCGGGGTCTTCAAAAAAGGCATTGAGTGCGACGACCGGGCGGCGAGCGATCCCTATTATTTTCCGATTTATGAAGAAGCCGGCCGCTTGGACCTGCCGATCTGCATTCACAACGCCACCAGCCACATTCAATCGCTGACCGTGCCCGGCAACGGCATCGGCGGCGGCATGATCGCCATCACAGCGTTTAGCGCGCTGGCCGAGGCCGGCGTGCCGGATAAATTTCCCAAACTGCGCATCGGCTTCATCGAAACCGGCGCGTCGTGGATTCCCTTTCTCCACGCCGACCTGATGGCAAAAATGCTGCGCCGCACGTTTTTACCGATCGAAGTAAAAGAAGATCTGTTCCGCAAGTACCGCATTTACGTCGCCTGCCACACCAACGACGATCTGCCGTATATTTTGAAATACGGCACCGAGGACAGCCTAATGATCGGCACCGACTACAGCCACGCCGATCAATCGGCGGAGATCGAAGCCCTCGATGTCATCGAGCAGCGCGGCAAGACCGGAGATATTTCCGCGGAGGTGGCGCGCAAAATTATTTCGGACAATCCGCGGCGGTTCTACGCGCTGTAG